GTATTTTCCGTCAATGGTGATCATGGTTTTATTCTTTTGGTTGAGGGGCGCAGAGATATTCGGAAAGCGCCTTCGCGCCCTGTGACCTTGTTACCATAACGTATTTTTTGACTCTTGCATTATATAAGTATTCATATTATATAACTATAAAGTTATGTTTGAGCATCTTTTCGCAGAACGGGGGCTGTCCCTGGACCGATTGAAAACCTTGATAGAAGTGGCCAAGGCCGGGAGCATTGCCGCTGCCGCCCGGGGGGACAGTGCGCGGCAGAGCCTGTATTCCCGGCAGATCAAGGAATTGGAGGAATTCTTCGGTGTGGAGCTGGCGAGCCGCCGCGGGAAAGTGCTGGCTCTTACCGGAGCCGGGTGGGAGCTGGTGAGGCTGGCCAGTGAAAGCCTGTGCCTGCTGGATGATTTCAAAAGCCGGAGCCGGAATCTGCCCTACCGGTTCACCATCGGAGCCGGGGACAGCCTGCATGCTTGGGTGGCGGCTCCCGTTCTGGCGAATATCCAGAAACGGGGGCTGCCGTGGCTTTTCGCGCTGGAGAACTTCCGCAACAGTGAGATTCCCTCTAAGCTCCAGAATATGGATATAGACTTCGGCATCGTGCGTACCAGCGCGCTGGAGGCGGAAGGGTTGGAAAGCCGGGTCATTTGCTCCATGGATTATGCGCTGTACGTTCCTGTAGCCCTGGCCGGGAAAAAGGCGCGGGGGAGGAAGGAGGATTTTCTCCGTCTGCTGGAAATGTTCCCCCTGGCGACGCTGGGGAGCGGTTCCGGGTTTCATGCGTTGCTGAAAAGGAACTGCGCTGAGTTCGGCATCAGGCTGCGGGTGCAGTGTGAAACGCAGTCGTTTCCTTTTGCGGCCCGCATGTTGAAGAGCGGGGCGTTTATGGCGATTCTGCCCTGTATGGCGGAAAAAGAACTGGGGGAGGGATTCGTCAAGGTTGCTCATCCGGCGCTGGACGGGTTGTCCCGCAGTATTTCCCTGGCCTGGAATCCGCGGTTGCTGCGCGTGAGGCCTTCAGCCAAACGGGTAATTGATGTTTTTTCCATCTCGGAACGGGAGTGATGAAAGGAAAATCAATCCGAATCCACGCCCAATTTATTTTTCCGGTAGTGGTCCAGGGAAATGCGGTAAAAATACACGATTGCCAGCAGATTCAGCAGGGCTCCCGCTCCGAAGGCCCAGTTCAGGTTCAGGTACGCGTAAATTTTGCCTCCCAGGAACATGCCTGTTCCCACCCCGATGTCAAAAGCGGTGAAAAATGTGGAATTGACGGCTCCCCGGTGGCCGCGGTCCGCCATGTTCAGTTTCATAGTCTGGAACGTGGGGATGAAAATGCCGAAACCGAAGCCGATGAGGATGGCGGAAGCGTAGTAAATCCATTCCAGCGGCGCCAGCGCCAGCGCGCCGAAGCTGACGGTCAGAATGCCCAGGGAGATGACGGAAAGCTCCGCCACGCGTCCGCGGTCGATTTGTCTGCCTACCATGAATCTGGAGACCAGCATGCCCAGCCCCATCAGCGCGTAAAACAGCCCGGCGTATCTGAATCCGTGCATTTCCCCGTACAGGGCGGAATACACGGCCACCACGCCATAGGAGAAGGTGGCGATCATTACGTTCACCGCCAGCGGAATGCCCACGCGCAGCACCAGACGGTCCAGTACCTTTTTAGGCGTTTCATACACGGGCTCCTGAACAGGGCTCCCGGGAACGCGGATGAGAGATGCAATGCCCGCTCCGGCCAGGCACAGGAGCAGGGAGCTCCAGGTAATCACGTAAAAGCCGTACTGCTGGTATACCTGAAGGCCGATGACGGGGCCCAGGCACATGCCCAGCGTCATTGTCATGCCGAAGAAACCCAGGCCTTCCCCGCGGCGGGCAGGGGGGATGATATCCACCGCCATTGTCGGGCCGGAGGTGGTCATGCCTCCCCAGATCAGGCCCTGTATGAAACGCGTCAGGAAAAACGCCAGGGCGGTGGCGGCCGCAGCATACCCTGAAAAGGACAGGGCCAGCAGAATGTAAACCGTGATGTAAATCTTTTTGCGGTCTCCGGTATCCACCCGGTGTGCGAACCAGGGGCGGGAGATAATGGCGGCCAGAACATAAATGGACATGATCCAGCCCAGCCAGCCGGAGGAGACCTGCAATTGCCCCGTCAGATACAGCGGGAGAACGGGCACCAGTTCATAGAAGGCCAGCCCCGTCATTAAGTTGGCGCAACAGGCCAGGATGTAGTCCCGCGTCCAGAGAGGCGCTTTGACGGATGGTGCGGTTCCCGCCGCCAATTCATCTCTGGTCCGGGTCATGCAGGGGTTGTACAGCCGTTGGGAAAAGTTTCAAACGGCCTGACGTGTCATGATGATGAGGAGCGGGGAAGGGACGGATTGTCCAGATTGATGGTCAGGCATCTTTCACAGGTTGAATCCGTCTTCCATTCCTGTATGGGGCCGGGCAGTTCCGATGCGTTCACGATTATTTCTCCAGGCAGCAGGGCGCTTCCCTGTTTAGAGCATGCCTCAAAAAGGAAGCTGATGAAGAGAGGGAGGAAAACGGCAAGAAGACGAAGCAGAAGCATTTATTCATTCTTCTTATATAGTTTTTATTGCATGTCAAAAGAATAGAGAGTGCGATATGCACCGGGAAAGATGACGCTGGCTCCCGCTCCGGAATATGCCTTCTTTTTTGCGTGCAGGACGGCGTGGGCATGGTAGGGTACATGGTATGAGTGTAATCACCAAACGTGGAGACAGCGGCGAAACGGACCTGATGTTCGGCAGGCGGAGTCCCAAGACAGCGCCGCGCATTGAAGCTTACGGAACGGTGGATGAATTAAATTCCCTGATTGGCGTGGTGCGCCATTCCGGGGTAAGCTCCCGGACGGTGGAGATGCTGGACGGCGTCCAGGCGCGTCTGGTGGGAGCCATGGGGGAACTGGCTACGCTGGAGGAAGATTTGCCCAAATATGACGCCAAGGGGTACGCCCGCATTACGGCGGAAGATGTGACATGGCTGGAGGAACAGGCTCATCTGCTGGAAAAGGAATGCGACATCCGTTTCAAAGGCTGGGCCCGCCCGGGCAAGGAAGGATCGCTGGGTTCCGCATATTTGGACCTGGCCCGTTCCGTCTGCCGCCGTGCGGAACGCCGTGTGGTTGCATTGAGGCTGGATCATGCCCTGAGCAACGTGAACACAGCCTTGTTTCTGAACCGCCTTTCCGATCTCTGCTGGGTGCTGGCCCGTTTTGAGGCGCTGGCCGCAGGGGAAAAGGGCCACGCCTGAGCAGGCCGTTTCCGCCCGTCTTCCTTGCGTATCTGCGTGGTTCCTGTGTCGGGAGAAGCCCGGAAAGAATGGTTTTGCCGCAGCTCCATGTCCGGAGGGCAAAGCCCCCGGAATTGTTCTTCGTTATCTCCGGGGGGAGCTTCCCGGTCAATCCAGCGGCAGGATGGAAGTAACCAGCATTTTGAACCGTTCCCGGGCAATGACGGAGTGAGGCACTCCGGCGGGAATCAGAAGGCTTTTTCCCTGGGGCAGAATAACTTCTTCATTGCCCACGGTGAAGTACGCCGTCCCGTCCAGAATCTGTATCAGCGCAGGACCGGGCGTCTGGTGAGTGGGAAGGAGCTGTTCGCTGTCAAAGGCCAGAATGGTCATGTTGACCCCTTTGGAGCGTACAAGGGCCAGACTGGTGATTTGCCCTTCGCGGTAATCGGTCAGATCGGCGTAATTGAAGGGCGTGCGTTCGGGGAGGCGCTGAATGGATGTCATACAAATTGGACATCCTTGTTGGCTCTTCCCGTTTCTCCATGACAGGCTTCCGGGAAAAAGGTCCGCTCCAGACCCGGGAGCGGACCTTGGCATTCAGCATTCATATGGTGCTTACTTACGGAGTCAGCGTCCTGAATTCATAGGCGTGAGGTCGAGTTCACAAGTAAACAACAATTTTTCTATATATGAAAAATACAATTTACTTCAAGAGAATTTCTGCAGGAAAGTTCGGATTCAGCATCCGTATGAGGTTGTTTCCAAATGCGGGCATCTGCCGTCAGCGGTTCCGCCGCCCGCGGCCGGATGTGCGCTTCTCCTGTTTGGCGGGGAAGGCCGTTTTTTCCGTTTGCCGCGGTTTCTTCCGTGAGACGATGGCGAAATCCGCCCACTGCTGCTCCCTGTCCACTTTCACGGGAATGACGGGAACGCGCAGCCCCGCGCACAGCACGGAACCATGGTCGTTTTTCCAGCGGCTGGCAAACGCCTCATACACCCAACGGCCGCCGGGAAGTTTGTCCGGCTTGACCAGCCCCTTAATCTGGAGGCGCGGGATTTCCAGCAGCACGCCGAAGTGGCGCGTTTCCGTAACCAGAGCTTCGTGCACTTCCGGATGATCCGTGTAGCACTGACCTTCCAGCCATTCGAAGAGTTTCATCCGGTTCGCGTCCTTTTCCGCGCTGGCGGAAATGCGTTCCGTCTCTGAAATGTGTTCCGCGTCTTCCTCCAGCCTGCCTGCACTGCCTGCTCCTTTGGCTCCTTTGGGAGGATTGGACAGCAGGGGATTCAGGGAGCGGTGAACCACCAGGTCCGCGTAACGGCGGATGGGGCTGGTAAAATGGCAGTAATTGGGAGTGGCCAGGCCGTAGTGGCCCAGGGGTTCCGTGTCGTACCTGGCCCTCATCAGGCTTTTCAGGAGCGCCAGTTTAAGCAATTGCTCGTCCGGGGAATCCTTGATGGACTTCATCAGTTCATTCAGGTACTGGCGTTGTCCGATATCGTGGACGGGATGCCCGTACAGTTTGCACAGCTGGCCGAATTCAAACAGTTTGGAGGAATCCGGTTCTTCGTGAACACGGTAGATGGTGGGACGGTTCCCGTTTTTCAGAGCCAGGGCCACGGCCTCGTTGGCGGCCAGCATGCACTCCTCAATAAGCTGATGGCTTTCATCGTATTCTTCCGTGATGATGCCCGTCACGCGGCCGTCCTTGTCCATAACGGCTCTCACTTCCGGGAAGTCCAGATCCAGGGCTCCCTTGGCGTAGCGGTTGCGGCGCAGGATGGAGGCCAGATTCCAGGCTTCCCGCACCGTGGAGGGAACTTCCCCCTTGTTGTTTCCTTTCAGCATGGCGAAGGCCTCCTGATAGGTCAGGCGCGCCTTGCTGCGGATGAAAGCGTCCGCAAAGCGTGTACGGAGCATCTTCCCCTTTTGATCAAATTTCATTTCGCATACTTTTGTCAGGCGCACGACATCCGGCCGCAGGCTGCACAAATCGTCGGAAAGGCGGGGAGGGAGCATCGGAAGGACGCGGTCCGGCAGGTACGTGGAATTGCCGCGGCGCAGGGCTTCCCCATCCAACGCGCCGCCGGGCCTGACGAAATGGGAGACGTCCGCAATGTGAACGGCCAGCGTCCAGCCGGACGGAGTGGCCGTGATGGAAATGGCGTCGTCAAAATCCCTGGCGCTTGCCGGGTCAATGGTGATGACGGTCCGGTCCGTCCAGTCTTCCCGGCGGGCGAGTTCCTCGGGGGAAGGGTTTTGAGGCAGCGTTTCCAGTTCCCGGAGCACGGAGGCGGGGAATTCCGTGGAAAGGCCATATTTTCTGATAACGGCTTCCATGTCCACGTGGGGTTCGTCCGGATAGCCGAGCACCTCCACGATTTTCCCGCGCGGGGCTTTCTTTTCCTCACCGCAGGGTACGGGCTCCACGGAAACCAGTTGGCCGGGAAGCACCTCCATGGCGGGTTTTTCCGCCAGTTCAATGGATGACGGAGAGCTTACGCCGTCTCCCAGCACGCGGCCCAGCTTGTTCTTTCCGGTGCGGAAGACGCCAAGCCAGCGGGAGTGCGCGCGTTCCGTCACTTCCTCCACGCGGGCTTTCATGCCGGCATCCAGGGAAGAAAAGCGGTCCCTGCGGATATTCCTCCGGCCCTTGGCCGTCTTGCGTTCCACGCGCACGGCCACCCGGTCCCCGTCCAGGGCATTGCCCAGATGGTTGGGTTTAAGTTCCAGCTCCGGAATGGCTTCCGTGTCCCATCCCAGGGCCGCAGCGGCGGGGTCCCCTTTTCTGGGGAGAAAAAGAATCTTGCCGGAGCGCAGGATGCGGATCATGCCATGCACTAGGTTCCGGCGTTCCCGCTTTAAAGCGTATCTGCCCTTTTGCAGCCGCACGAGTTTTCCCTCCTCCTCCATCTGGTCCACCAGGGCGCGGAAATACAGCTTCTGCCGGGAATCCACGTTCAGGGCGCGGGTCAGTTCGGATTTGCTCTGGGGTTCGTAACGTCCGTCTTCCATGTGACGGATCAGGCGGTCTTTGAGGGAATGATTCATTTTGCGGAAGTTCCGGGAAAAGGTGTCTCCCATTCCCATGAGAGCCATCATAGGGCGGTTTGCGCGCCGCTTCAAGGCGCGGGCGGTGCATGCCGCGTTCGTCAGTGGTTTTTGGCCAGCTGCCGGGCATGCCGTTGTACGGAGCATGTCCGCAGTCCGTCTAGGGATTTTTTTAACTATGTGGTATATGTATTGACAATGATTTGTTTTTTGGATTTAACGATGTTTGGTCGTTTTTTATGAAAACATTTATTTTCCCGTTTTTGGCCTGCTGTTTCCTGGTGTTCAACGCGCTGGCGTCCAAGGGCGTTGAAATACGGCATAAAACCCAGTTCTGCGCGGCGGAAGTATATTTCAGGTATCCCGATCGCAACCCTCCCCAAGAGGAGATAGACAAAAGCAACAGAGAAAGAACAACCGTCACCCTCCGGGAATACATCGCCCTGACCGCCACGCTGGACGGCAAAGAGCTTCCCGAAGGCACCCGGTGTGACTGGTCCGCCGTGGAAGGAGTGGAATATTTCAAACTTGCAATTGATAATGATAAACCGGATCAAGCTACCGTCGATATCAATACCCTGGCCAAAACGCGTCAGACGCTCAAGGTGAAGGCTGAGGTGGACGGAGTGGAGCAGATGGTGGAATTCACCCTCATCCCGCCCCAGGGGCTGATGTACGCGGGGGCGGAGAGCCCTTTCCGGCAGGCGGAGGAAGAAGCGGCCAAGGTGGGATGCACCGTGGGGCTGAGCGCCCTCCGCATCCTGCGCGTGTATCCCTTGAACGTCAGCTTCACCAATCTTTACTCCCTGGAGCTGCATGCCGGTTATGATCCCGACCCTCTTCCGGACCATCCCCTGGTCAGTGAGCATGCGCCTTTGCTGGAGCCCGCACGGGTTTCCGTCACCAATGAAGTCTATGACAGCACCAACTGCCTGTATCCGCCGGCGCTCATTGACGCGTTCTCGGGTTCCATCGGCTGGACGTGGAAGTGCCGCTGGCAGATATTCGGATGCACGGATAAACCCCAAGGCGGCAGGTACACGAAAGAAAAAGTGCTCTGGGATTTCAACACGGATCAGGTTTTCTCCATCAGGCGCGATCCCGATACGGGAACGGTGCACTACCGGATCCAGAAGTTCAAGGGATTGAACAAAAATGACCCGGGCATCGTCACCGCAACAAGCAACTGATTTTCTTTATGAACTATTACCTTTCCCTCTGTCTTTCCGTGTTTCTTTTCTTTTCCGTCGAGAGCCGCGCGGATGAAGCCTCTGTGTACGACGATTTGCCCTCCTTCATGGACATCCAGATTGAACGGCTTAGCGGGGACGCGCGGCATCTGAAAGACCTGCTGGACCAGGGAAAGCTGGGCGACTTTTACCAGCAGGCGCTGCCC
This region of Akkermansia muciniphila genomic DNA includes:
- a CDS encoding LysR family transcriptional regulator; the protein is MFEHLFAERGLSLDRLKTLIEVAKAGSIAAAARGDSARQSLYSRQIKELEEFFGVELASRRGKVLALTGAGWELVRLASESLCLLDDFKSRSRNLPYRFTIGAGDSLHAWVAAPVLANIQKRGLPWLFALENFRNSEIPSKLQNMDIDFGIVRTSALEAEGLESRVICSMDYALYVPVALAGKKARGRKEDFLRLLEMFPLATLGSGSGFHALLKRNCAEFGIRLRVQCETQSFPFAARMLKSGAFMAILPCMAEKELGEGFVKVAHPALDGLSRSISLAWNPRLLRVRPSAKRVIDVFSISERE
- a CDS encoding MFS transporter encodes the protein MTRTRDELAAGTAPSVKAPLWTRDYILACCANLMTGLAFYELVPVLPLYLTGQLQVSSGWLGWIMSIYVLAAIISRPWFAHRVDTGDRKKIYITVYILLALSFSGYAAAATALAFFLTRFIQGLIWGGMTTSGPTMAVDIIPPARRGEGLGFFGMTMTLGMCLGPVIGLQVYQQYGFYVITWSSLLLCLAGAGIASLIRVPGSPVQEPVYETPKKVLDRLVLRVGIPLAVNVMIATFSYGVVAVYSALYGEMHGFRYAGLFYALMGLGMLVSRFMVGRQIDRGRVAELSVISLGILTVSFGALALAPLEWIYYASAILIGFGFGIFIPTFQTMKLNMADRGHRGAVNSTFFTAFDIGVGTGMFLGGKIYAYLNLNWAFGAGALLNLLAIVYFYRISLDHYRKNKLGVDSD
- a CDS encoding cob(I)yrinic acid a,c-diamide adenosyltransferase — protein: MSVITKRGDSGETDLMFGRRSPKTAPRIEAYGTVDELNSLIGVVRHSGVSSRTVEMLDGVQARLVGAMGELATLEEDLPKYDAKGYARITAEDVTWLEEQAHLLEKECDIRFKGWARPGKEGSLGSAYLDLARSVCRRAERRVVALRLDHALSNVNTALFLNRLSDLCWVLARFEALAAGEKGHA
- a CDS encoding cupin domain-containing protein: MTSIQRLPERTPFNYADLTDYREGQITSLALVRSKGVNMTILAFDSEQLLPTHQTPGPALIQILDGTAYFTVGNEEVILPQGKSLLIPAGVPHSVIARERFKMLVTSILPLD
- a CDS encoding ribonuclease R family protein, coding for MMALMGMGDTFSRNFRKMNHSLKDRLIRHMEDGRYEPQSKSELTRALNVDSRQKLYFRALVDQMEEEGKLVRLQKGRYALKRERRNLVHGMIRILRSGKILFLPRKGDPAAAALGWDTEAIPELELKPNHLGNALDGDRVAVRVERKTAKGRRNIRRDRFSSLDAGMKARVEEVTERAHSRWLGVFRTGKNKLGRVLGDGVSSPSSIELAEKPAMEVLPGQLVSVEPVPCGEEKKAPRGKIVEVLGYPDEPHVDMEAVIRKYGLSTEFPASVLRELETLPQNPSPEELARREDWTDRTVITIDPASARDFDDAISITATPSGWTLAVHIADVSHFVRPGGALDGEALRRGNSTYLPDRVLPMLPPRLSDDLCSLRPDVVRLTKVCEMKFDQKGKMLRTRFADAFIRSKARLTYQEAFAMLKGNNKGEVPSTVREAWNLASILRRNRYAKGALDLDFPEVRAVMDKDGRVTGIITEEYDESHQLIEECMLAANEAVALALKNGNRPTIYRVHEEPDSSKLFEFGQLCKLYGHPVHDIGQRQYLNELMKSIKDSPDEQLLKLALLKSLMRARYDTEPLGHYGLATPNYCHFTSPIRRYADLVVHRSLNPLLSNPPKGAKGAGSAGRLEEDAEHISETERISASAEKDANRMKLFEWLEGQCYTDHPEVHEALVTETRHFGVLLEIPRLQIKGLVKPDKLPGGRWVYEAFASRWKNDHGSVLCAGLRVPVIPVKVDREQQWADFAIVSRKKPRQTEKTAFPAKQEKRTSGRGRRNR